From Peromyscus maniculatus bairdii isolate BWxNUB_F1_BW_parent chromosome 8, HU_Pman_BW_mat_3.1, whole genome shotgun sequence, a single genomic window includes:
- the Ccnjl gene encoding cyclin-J-like protein encodes MDEPWWEGRVASDVHCTLREKELKLPTFRAHSPLLKSRRFFVDILTLLSRHCHLCPSARHLAIYLLDHFMDQYNITTSKQLYTVAVSCLLLASKFEDREDRVPKLEQINSTRILSSQNFSLTKKELLATELLLLEAFSWDLCLPTPAHFLDYYLLASISQKDHHCHTWPTTCLRKTKECLKEYAHYFLEVTLQDHIFYKFQPSVVAAACVGASRICLQLSPYWTRDLQRVSSYSLEHLSTCIEILLVAYDNVLKDAVTVKSQALAMVPGTSPAPTQVLFQPPAYPALSQPPPTLAQFQSPAQDLCLAYRDSLQAHRSGTLLSGDTGPSLHTPYPTLQPLDMCPVPVPASLSMQMAIAAEPRHCLTATYGSSYFSGSHMFPTGCFDS; translated from the exons GAACTGAAGCTGCCTACCTTCCGCGCCCACTCCCCGCTCCTGAAGAGCCGTCGGTTCTTTGTAGACATTCTGACCCTGCTGAGCAGACACTGCCATCTGTGCCCCTCAGCCCGGCACCTGGCCATCTACCTGCTGGACCACTTCATGGACCAATACAACATCACCACCTCCAAGCAGCTGTATACTGTGGCCgtctcctgcctcctgctggcAA GTAAGTTTGAGGACAGGGAAGACCGTGTGCCCAAATTGGAGCAGATAAACAGTACGAGGATCCTGAGCAGCCAAAACTTTTCCCTCACCAAGAAGGAGCTGCTGGCCACAGAACTTCTGCTCCTGGAGGCTTTCAGCTGGGACCTCTGCCTGCCCACACCTGCCCACTTTCTGGACTACTACCTCTTGGCCTCCATCAGCCAGAAGGACCACCACTGCCACACCTGGCCCACCACCTGCCTCCGAAAGACCAAAGAGTGCCTGAAGGAGTATGCCCACTACTTCCTGGAAGTCACCCTGCAAG ATCATATCTTTTACAAATTCCAGCCTTCTGTGGTCGCTGCAGCCTGTGTGGGGGCCTCCAGGATCTGCCTTCAGCTTTCTCCCTACTGGACCAGAGACTTGCAGAGGGTCTCCAGCTACTCCCTGGAGCATCTCAGCACATGTATCGAAATCCTGCTGGT AGCATATGACAATGTCCTCAAGGATGCAGTTACAGTCAAGAGCCAGGCACTGGCCATGGTGCCTGGCACATCACCAGCTCCCACCCAAGTGCTGTTCCAGCCGCCCGCCTACCCTGCGCTCAGCCAACCACCGCCAACACTAGCCCAGTTCCAGAGTCCAGCGCAGGACTTGTGCTTGGCTTATCGGGACTCATTACAGGCCCATCGCTCAGGAACCCTGCTCTCAGGAGACACTGGTCCATCCCTCCACACCCCATACCCAACCCTCCAACCCTTGGATATGTGTCCTGTGCCCGTCCCTGCATCCCTTAGCATGCAGATGGCCATTGCAGCTGAACCCAGGCACTGTCTTACAGCCACCTATGGAAGCAGCTACTTCAGCGGGAGCCATATGTTCCCCACAGGTTGTTTTGACAGCTAG